gccatccgacTAGAGCGAAAATCCGATTTGTGCAACTCACCATAACGCTAAATCAGTGTGAGCTCTCGTTTGTTTCTCTGCAACTAATTTCTGCTATCTTGTGGGTTGGCTGGGTTCGACCTCACTAagtaattaaaggaaaaaacgataacaaactaaaactatattgagggtttacaaaactaactaaaacaaactgaaattatatttttttcccgCTCTAGTAGTTTAAGATGGGAGCGCCACCCGACAGCTGTGTGGTCACCACGCTGGCCTGCAAAGTAATGGTCTGCCAAGAAAAgtggcagagtcccatatggggTTTCTTTGAGTACGATAGCGAGACAGATAGAAGCAAGTGtcatgttgtggatgatgaaaaaatgtgtggaacacttCTCAAGTGGAAAAACCACCAatatcaaagtccacctgagaagcacgCACAAGGCCCCTACGGAAACccaaggaggggaaaaagtcccTCATATAAAACACcggcacacaaccacaaggcaattaacacacataattcAACTCACACAAGTGTAAATGCAGACACGACCTCGGCCACTTGTACAGGTTGTGTACAGCGGCCGGCAAAGACCCAGCGCTGAAGTCTAATTAGCAAGCAGCTCATCAAGCTTGATGTGGTggataacatcaggatgcaggtggatttgagctttgattcctttaaagagttcagtttgtttttttcaaacatttaagtttctactgcactgacactgaagtTTATTGGGCATTTAACAGgtttatgttttctttatatttctccctgctgatgttcatgtgtgtccttaatattacacatatTTAGCATgtaatgctgctgtcttgtgaacagttggttgttgaatacaattttataaatggtatcttttgtcaagtttttattacataatagtcactcttgcaccttgaatcttgcacctgacaaagtatgaaaaactaaaacgaatactaaactaaaactaagcattaaaccaaaaataaaaactaatacaacccccccccccccccccccccccccgaaaacaaattaaaactaacagaattagagggaaaaaaaggaaaaatgaactaaaactaaactatggtgtaaaatccaaaactattataacccaactccaatctcattgtacatcctgtataatgacaataaaggcattctattctattcaactgtttgttgtgatttggtgatatataaataaaatttaactgaattgaactggTCATTGTTTAGCTTGTGCGTGTTAGAACAAAACAGGTGTGTGTACACATCAGACAGGCAGTGTGAAAAGGGACAGTACACAACCAGGCTGGATTTCTGCTCCTTAGTGAACTCAAGGCAATcacagtaagtgtgtgtgtgtacatgtacatGAATAAACAGTATTGTGCTAGGATATGCGTAAGTTGTGTAGAACCCTAGGCCAAAGTGTAGTCAAACTGGCCCTTCTCCAGTCCATCAAGGCCATCAGCCCAGGTGGAGGTTGGCATACTCCGGTATGGGTCCAGCAGGATACGGAAGCATCGTACAATAAGGATGAGGAggaacacaaagagaaagatgACCAAGGCAAAAGTTGTCTTCTGCTCTAGGGACATGGCGGTGATGGCTGAATcagatgaggaagaagaggacgagggggacgaagaggaggagagggcgACAAAGTGTCCCCCGGCAGAGTACAGCAAAGAGGAAAGAGCAGAGGTGAAGGGCTCTCCCTCCATAATCCAGGTAGAGAAGTGTAtggtgagagtgagacagtgaaAGTGCAGCTCCCACAGGGTGTGCTGTGGCATGCTCTTCACACCAGCCTGGCCCAACCACTGCAGATGGACCTCATAGTCTGGAGAGACACAGCACCAAAACATAGCTGTTCAACAGGGTCACAAagggttatttttttctcataaatgacaaaaaacattCCCATTTACTCATGTTATGCATATAATTGATATCTTTTCACAAACATCTTGGATGTACACggatacactgtggtcacaaagggaaggacatggtcagcaacaatactcaggtgggCTGCGGCAACAATGCCCAATTGGTACTAAAGGgttcaaactgtgcagagaaAAATATCTCCTACATCATTACATCACCCGTGTGATGGCCCCTGAGTCCTCCTGTGCTGGCctgctctttctgtgtgtgtgtgtgtgtgtttcagtgggtGCACAACCTACCTGTGTTGGAGGTGTTCCCTCCTGTTCTCCCTGCCCTTCTGCCAAGCTCACCTGTAAGAGATGCTCTGAGTAACCCACCTGTGTCACATGAATTCCTTACGTCATCAGTCGCCACCAGATTGTTGTGTCAGCAACAGGTATTATGTTCTGGTTCCCTATTAACGTCTTGGAACTCTGTTTATGTTGGGAACTAACTTTGCTTTCTGAGCAGACCGCTCTCGTATACCCCCTCCTCTGTAAACGGGTGGATTCCTGTATGTCAGCCCACAGACACTCCTGCGGTTGCTACCCAAACCCTCGTTTGCCagctctgtaaataaaacactgtGTAACCTTCTTTCTGTGTCCAGTAATTTCCCTACTTTCCCTGGTTTATGACAGTACAATCTGGCCAAAATGGACTCCACGGACGCACCCTCGCTTCAGGAAGCTCTCATCTCTCAGGCAGATCGACTTCGGAAACAGGAGTAGATCCTTCGCTGTCTCACCACGACCTTCTATTGCAACCAGTGGCTGAAATCAGAAGTATGTCACGATGTTTATGAACTCAACCCCAGCCTGTTTCAACAGATTTGTCTTCCGCAGGACCTTCGGGACCCCCCCACACTACCAACTCTGCCACCAGCCTTTCCTGAATCCAGCAATTCCTGTCGATGCCCTCACAGGTGAGTTAGAGAAAGTCCAGGGTTTCCTAACACAATGCACTCTGGTATTGAAACAACTCAAACCTATTCCTCTGATCAGATACATAACCAGAGTGAGTGAGGGCTGGTGTAGCAGCTTTTTGGGTTGCAGTCATTGTTGCCTTTGGGGCTGATTATGGATGTAATGAAAGCACTGTAACTATATTGCTTAGTTTATTATGCATGGTTTCCACAAACACTGATTAATATACAGTGTCTTGCCTTATGATATAAAAATACTATATAGCAAATGACCACTGGTAATTAAAAGGACTTTACAGGTGCTTTTTGTGGTATTAAAACATGTAGCCCAAATCAATGTGTATTCCACCATCCTTAGAAAAGGATCTGAAagccatgtccttaagaaatagaaccccccctccaaaaaaaaaaacccagcaaagacttgacacaggaCCAGAGAGCtacatctgacccttcagttgctccatctgctgttcactgaagccttctcagaaatggtctcagtggaagggcagcTGTCacgaagccattcttaaggaaaagAAGCTgggagaaaagactgaggtgtgacattacacaagaactggactgaaattaGTGGCAACTGGTCTGATGAACACATGGGAAATTTTTGATTCAAATCTTCATCATTATGGAAGTGAGGAGAAAGGTataccatgcaataccat
The sequence above is drawn from the Archocentrus centrarchus isolate MPI-CPG fArcCen1 unplaced genomic scaffold, fArcCen1 scaffold_30_ctg1, whole genome shotgun sequence genome and encodes:
- the ctxn3 gene encoding cortexin-3 — protein: MEGEPFTSALSSLLYSAGGHFVALSSSSSPSSSSSSSDSAITAMSLEQKTTFALVIFLFVFLLILIVRCFRILLDPYRSMPTSTWADGLDGLEKGQFDYTLA